The genomic window CCACCTCTAGTTCGGATTCCAAAGAAGGCGCGTTTCCTAGGCGCTGAGCTTTCTTTGGTTCCTGCATAGTAGCATCCATTGCTACCGGAAGCAATAGCTGCTACCATCTAGAGGGGTGATATTGTGACTGGAATGAATGAGCAGGTCAGAAAGGCGGTGCAGGAAGCGATGACTGAGCGTGAGCTTTCGCAGGGTGAGTTGGCTCGACGTACCGGGTTAGTGCGCCCCGCTGTCTCCAAGTTGTTGAATGGCACGGTTGGGCGCGTCCCTGAGAACTGGCAACGTATTCTGGATGAGTTAGACCTTGAACTGGTGGCCCAGCCTCGGCAAAAGCTCCCTAAATAACGTGCTTTAGCGGTTTACGTACTTTCATCTTGAAGAGGGTTGGGCAAGTGAAGCCCCTCGCTCAAAAGATGTGGGGTACGGTTGGGGATATGAATAAAAAGGAA from Deinococcus sp. QL22 includes these protein-coding regions:
- a CDS encoding helix-turn-helix transcriptional regulator; the protein is MNEQVRKAVQEAMTERELSQGELARRTGLVRPAVSKLLNGTVGRVPENWQRILDELDLELVAQPRQKLPK